From the genome of Toxoplasma gondii ME49 chromosome XII, whole genome shotgun sequence:
TTTCGCTCTTTGGCAACATTCttctcgaggagacagggtcGAGCAACCTCCCGCGCCGAAGCGGTCGACTCAGCTTAAGCtgtcttttccctcttttcaAAAGATTCAGACGAAGTAAAGACTCGGTCTAGAATGACGCCCTTGATCCATTCCAAGATAAGAAAACCTGTGAATCGAACCACACACAAGCGCCACCCGAGCTCGAGGTGTCATCCTAGTCGCGTGAACTGAAACGAAGTCCACTGGTACCAACAGAAtcgcttccccgtctcttGGTCCGGCACGAGAGCATCCACCAGACGGATGCACTACAACAAGTTACCTCCTTCATTTAGACAGCCAGGGATCGCTTTTGCTTTTAGCAGTTGCGCAACTATATCTGCCGCAGTCCAACAGCTCGGTTTACAGGTGTACGTCCCATTCTGGAGCCTTCggccaggtgtacatacacctgagaGACCCAGTGTTCCACGACTAGGGGTCCTGGAAGGACAACTGCGTTCTGTAAAATCGGAGCGTAACTTCACTCTAACAACAGCTTACTCCGACGTGACTCTTTCCGTACCAAAGACAACGAGGACGGACGAAGAGGCAACATGCAAACAGAAACAACAATGTGAAAAGTCGTAGCCACGCCTCTTTTATACATTTGGACAACCTCACACTGCACCGGACTGCAACGGCCTGTCGTCGGGGGAAGAGACTGTTtcgagcgaaagaagaaaaacggtcGATTACAGGTCACGCCTTCCCCTCACTGTGAATTCAAATGACAACAAGATCTATAAAAATGAGTCACGTCCACTTTCAAAACAAGTACGCCGATTACAAGGGGTGCGTATGCCGTGCACAGACCGCCTTACCCATGAAGACTTGAAAGATAATCTGAATGTTGTAGACAAAGTTCGGGTTCCCTGTGTTCCGGCCTAGCCACAGCTCTGTCGTCACGGGGTAGATCGAGACAGCCACGAAAGCGACGACGATCTGTACACAacaaaaaagacagaggacgGCGAATTCgggtgaagaaaaagagcgcCTGGGACAGGAAGGACTTGTCGCGTCTCTAGTACCTTTGTGCAGTTTAGTCTACTTTCTCGAAAAAATTGTAtagagagcagaaggagagaggacgaccGATGCTACTGACTCCTGACACAGCGCACCTTCCACGTCAACAATAAACATTCCTTCGAGAAACACCGAGAATACCCTGAACCAGGGAGTCAAATACATTGAACCTGAATCCACATGGAGCGGATTTGAAACGATACTTTAGAACCCTCACACGAGTGCTTCGTGAGCTAAGTAGGCACGACGAACTTGACATGTGGCGGGTACAACGTTTTATCGAGAGGTGCACCAAttgagaagaaaggaatTAGACGCACAAAATGCCAAGGCCTTTTCTTATCCCGGCATTCCCTTTGAATATGCCTTCGTCGATAGATGAACTGATCGCGTTTCACAAATACAGCCAGTGAAATCTGGGTGATTTCCATGAATGGGGATACATGTCAAAATGTTTCCGCCCCCACGATCCGCAGTCAGTGTGTCACTCAGATGTTCGGGTGTCTTACCAGCTTGACGAAGGCGACCTTCCTTTCCACTATGTGCCACCGACTGATGAGAAGACTCTGAGGCGATCGGCAGACAAGTCACAACAACATGCTTGCGCCAAAAGCTGGATTCGCGGCTATAAtgcatctgtttcttcgaCTTGCGTTTTGCCACCCCACCCTCCCGCAAACTCTTACGACTATCGACGATCACGGGAGGCTCATGAATGTGACTGGACTCGCCGTAGAGAATAATCCTTCTGACGTGAACTCAGGAGTCAAGTAGGTACACACCGGAGACGGATTGATGATGTCCGTCTGTGCATTTGCGTTGACACTCGGTTATGTCTGTTCGACGCCACTGTAACCAAAGTACTCCTCAACTTAAACTGCGAAGTCACGTAGGCGCTAACCGAGTGCAGAAGAAGTAGGACGACGCATTGCTTGGTAATGCACGGACGTATCGCTCTGTTTACTTCACTGCTAAGAACTCTCGTCCCGACATGTTTACGCTCTTTGTGTCCAGAAGGCCCACCCCGGCCAAAACTTGTCTTTTTCAAACAGTTATACACAAAATGAAAAGATTCACCGTGGATGACGATCAAACGAATCTATGTGGCCGGACGCCAGGCTAAACCTCCAACATACCTTTTACCTACAACTGTACGGAGCACACCAAACCTCCAGGCAAAGAACTAATTGTTCTCTTCTAGATACCCGTGATAAACCCAGTAACGTTTACAGTACGAGTGAGCGTCAACTGTTGAAACAGTGTGTTTCACCGCAAGAGCGAAACTTCCCCACCGGACTTACCACAAGGAACGCGGAATCCGATATGCAGAAAGACGGCTGAAAGAGCAGGgcgatctgcatgcagacagcaGATACAGCCAAGGCCGGAGGTTTCGTTCGAATCAGTTTGGATTTTGCAGCAGCTCTGCTGCTGTGTCGTCTCTGCTGGCGATGTTGACTGCTCATCTCAGGGTGGAACAAGTTTATCCGAGCCTGAtgtttcccctttcttctgcaaaTCGTTCAACTGGAGCTTTTGTGGAGTCATAAAGTAGGAGCTTCAAGTCTAGGTACCTACATGACGATTGGCCACTGCGCGCAGCGCCGTCCCCGAACAACATGTTCCTCGACTTGATAAATAGAtgacaaagagacaccgtACAAAGCCGGCAATACAAACACAAAGATCACAGCTAGAGCAGTGGCGACTAAACTagagaagagtcgagacgaaaaacgTATTTAGAGCTGGTTACAAAACGTTTTTGGCTACACTTTGCTCTGCACATGTACAgatgtctcttttttccaaACGAAGGCCTCAGACGCACACTTGGACTCTGAAACAAGTCCTGCCCTCGGACGGCAGGcggtggagacagcgcaccccgggaacgagaagaaaagctgaGACTTGTGACTCACAGCGATGACGACCTGGCAGTACGCCAGAGGGTAGCGGAACATCCGGACAAAGAGGGGAACGACGAGAATGAAGCAATGGCCCTGTCGACAGGGgcagaaagacaaaaagagacagcagagctCTAGTCGGGGGCTTCTCCTCGACTCAGGCACACTGGACATGCACAAAGTACCCTGGAGTAGCGCGTCTGCGACGAAACGCATCGCCTGAGTGTGTGGCGAGTTCATAGGATTAACTGCTACAGCTCCCAAGAGGCTtccgcatgcgtttcctgAAGAGCAGTGGGAGTTACGTTCACTTGTTCAGATTTAGGAAAAAACGaattgcatgcagagaaaatcCCGTGTGAAACCGCGCCGACAACAGAGAGTTAacttctgcctcctcagaAATGAAAAGACCCTTATTACGGACTGCATTTATGGAACGTGGTAGCTAGTGTTCGCGTCGCGGCTCTTTGACAAGACCGGATCCGCAGAAAGGACGGAAAGAGACTTTTTCAGAGACAGTGGGAGAGACCTGATGTGGACGCACCTGAAAGATCatgacgaagagaaggcgataTCTTTCAAAGATCTGCAGGACGGCAGAGAAACTGGAAAGTCGGTGTTTACTCGCGCAAATGAGATTCAAagtttttcgtctcttctcgcactTCCTAAGAAACCTCGACTGTAATGGGCAGTTGGAACTCTGAGGACGGTCGACGTCTGCGCGCGCTCTCTCAGCCACGGCCCCGACCCCAAGAAAGTGCCAGCCGAAACCAAGAGAAACGCTGGAAGAGACAATCTGTGCCACAgtcgtttttctgcctccaagagacaggcgccggATCGCCGACCTCGCTATTCGGTTTcttcggaagaaacaaaaCGGAGGGGAGTGCGTTTCTCAGTTGAGAACTCAGCTCACCAGTGAGAAGATGTACCAGAAAATCCCCAGGTTGGGTCCGAGGTCCCGCACTCCCCACATGGAGACGACCGTGGAGTCGAGGTAGTCCtgcacagagacgagacCCGTCGCAGAGTGCAGAAGTTGTCAGAGACGCACAGCTGCAAGAACGATTTCCGCTCGAGAAGGACACCGTCGCGGACGCGACCCAGACACGCAGAACGAATGTTTCACCGGAAAAGAAAGCACCTGGACTCGCCGCTCTTGGTCTCCCCAGAAACGCACACGAAAAACTTTCCCGCTCGTTCTCTCGCGAGGTCCAGAGCCGAgcaagaagcaaagaaactGAGAAGTCTCGTTTTCCAAAGTCCCCCATGTCCTGGTTCCGTCACGGAACGCCTTGGTCTGATCCCCGGTGAAAACGCGACGGCCGCATGCACTCCCCCAGCGGCACATTGGGGGCTCTCTGGCTCCGCTTCTTGTGGACTCTCTGGCGGTGTCTGTGGGAAAGCAAGACTCGTCCAAGTGCTACTTGACATCGACTCTTACAGAACGGAAACGCCCCCAAAACTGCTGGCTCTTTCGTCTGCTCACTTCTGGGGCTCAAACGGAGGCAGCTGCTCGACCCTTAAATGGCGCCTAAACAGCCGACGCAGATCTTGCCTCCAATCTAAATAGGCAATGCACTGACGTCTTTGTCGCACCAGCACCCATACCATCACTGAGTGTCACTCCCGAGCCTTAAATCTGGAGAGGTCTAAACCAGGAGTCCACCTCGCAGAACAGTCTCTTACACAATACACTCCCGGGGGCTACAGCACacttgtctctttcgctctccccTGGAAAGATCCACAGGGCGACTTACGGCAGCGTCTGCGGTGTACGCTCTCAACGCAAAGTACGAAGCGACGTGGAGAAGGACACAGAAAGCCAGACccgcaaagaagagaagagtgcCGCGAAGTAGGCCAGGAAGAATGTCTTTCTTTGGAGAAGGCAAAACCTCCAGGAGATCTGCAGGCAACCACAAACTCGCAGGAAGGCGAAGTCTCATAGGTCCACCGGCGCCTGCCGCTGTCACACAGCTATCtgcaggtgtatgtacacctgcaGATAGCTGTGTGACAGCGGCTCGGGACAGAATCCACCTCGTCAGTCAATTTCCATGGACAAGAGTGCCAGgcggtctcttctcctgcccTCGAACGTTTCTGATCCAACAGGAGCCCTCATGAACTCCCCCCTCCAAACGGTGAGTCAGGAAACCTCGTGAACAGCACAACAGAAGATACAGCAGGGGGtcaaagaccttcaagatcgAAACCAGCAGTCCAAACCGTGGAAGCGAGGACGCACTACTGACGAAGTTCACGActttctcccccttcccTTCCTCCTGCTGCTCAAGTCTCGACCCCCACCACGAGCGCTAGCAAAGAAAGAATTGTTTCCACCGATTGACTCTGActgcgagaagcagcagactcACCCAGTCGCTGTACAGTTTGAGTccgcactgcatgcagcaggtGCGCCaaggggagagcgaggagcagCGCCTGAGGAGGTCCGACATaaagagaaaaaccgaagaaaacgacagagagcCACCTGGAGAGCCAGCCAGCTCGAGTTGCGCAGGCAAGAGCCGACGCGAAGAAAGCCAGCGGAAGCGTGTGGATggtcagagagagaatggCGCCGAtctgagaagaaagacaaacgcCGAGAAAGTCAGAGATTAGATGCATGTAAGGTCGATGAATcccttctccagttcctctctctgccgcggTGCAGAAAGAGACCCCTTGTTCTCTGACGGTCAAGCAAGAGTCCATTGTGGCGGTGGTGAACAGCAACCACAGAGGACAAAGGGTGTCTGGATCTCATCCCTGGAGCGCTACTCAACGTCCTCACGACTTGAATGTCACTTTGGCGCCTCGAGAGTTCTTGCCTTACCGTCATGGGGTGGAGGAAGTAGCTGGCTGCGACGAGAGCCGGCGTAGCGACGATCTCTTCGACGCCGTCTCGCGGCTGCTGGTGCGATTCCTCGCTCCCCTTCGCGAGTGTCTTGCCTCGTTCGCTCGgtcctttctcccgcgtcacgtctgtcgagttctcccagtccttctgtctccaacTGACCGCCCATGTTCGGGCCTCTGCTGCGGCGACAGCGAGGGCGGTCGCGGCAACCAAGTCGATGAAAATCAAGACAAGGTAGTACCGCCACTGACAGCTGCTGGTGTTGCAACTCTCGTCCGCGCCGCGGCCTGCGCCGGTCAGCCACTTCAAACTGAGGAAGACCAGCGGctgctgtctgtacaccccgcCCGTGtacggcgagaaggagagcgcgTGCAGCGTGAGCGCCTCGcggaaggacgagaaggaggcggaggcggggGAAACCAGTGGCTCCGTGGACTCTGAAAGAGTCAATCCCACAGAGTAAAGAAACAGACGGAGTGCGACTCCGACGGCGAGAAGCACAAGAAGTTGCCAAGAAAAGATGGAGCCTTCTTTTCGCTGACATGCGCGGGTCCAGGTCGGCAGGTCCGCCTCAGAGCGCGCAGACGGCGGGGGTGGAACCGGCGCGGGGAGAGTCGCGTCCAAACTGGagtctgtttccttcgcttctggaCATTCAGCAGGCGAAGCCTCCACAGCTGGGCGGTGGCGTCGCCGAAGACTCTCCACTGTCATGGTTGGAGCCGGAacaaaacgaggaaagggTGACGATCTCAAGAGACTCCTTGGACGCGAAGGGCGCGCAGACACTGTGCAATAAAGGCGCTCCGGAAGCAGTCCGAGTGAGGGAAGTTCCAGAAACtgggaagaaaaacacagcgTGAGTGTACACCAGCCAACTCTGTGCTGGAATCAATGCGCAAGAGAGCGACCCGCGGCCGTACCACCCCGGGAGAGTCGCCGACCGACGTCAGAGCGTCTCTTGAAAAGGAATGGAGTTCGTCGATAGAAATGGGGAGGGTGAGCTTTACTGTTACAAGATTTCTAAAAAAACTGGAAGGACGGTCTACTTCGATAGGGGGGCCAGCAGGCAGCTGGTTTTCTCGTGTCTTCCGTCGCAAGGTCTGTCGCGCATGTGTGAGCATGTGCgtagagaggcagagaaagccaCTCTCGGCACTTGAAGGTCCCGCGTTTGCTTCCTTCACTTTAAAACGCGATTGAAGAGATAAGAACAGCTCTCTGAAACTTCCTATAGACACTTCCTCTCCGGGAAAACGGGGTTCTCCTTCCGAGACTCCGTGTCGAGTTTTTTcgcatgcgcatgtgtgcagcgacagctgctgctgcaggtTGACTAGACATGCTGGAAACAGCAGTTTTCTGTACCTTCACGTGGCTGTACCAAAGCCTTTTTTCCAGCAAGAACTCTTCGCCAGGAGCTGTTTGCTTGCGTGATTTTTCTCCCCTGTAGCTCGACTGGTTTTTCCGTAATGCACTCTTTTGTCTGTGACAGACCTCCTGGCTGGCAGCGGTACCACCTCTCCCACCCCCCGTGTCTGAGGTCGGTGTCCTGATGGTTGGACATGTGGAGTCTGGGAAAAGCGGAAAAGTTTTGCGCAACACTGTGTTTGATTCTTTACAAAGATTGCTTTCGAGAGAGCGCCGCTGGATTTTCGCCCCTTCCATCCGGCAGGAACCTGCAAATACGCCAAGATATGTCCCGGCGTCCGCCAGTTCCTCCCAACCGAACGCAGTCTCTTGTCACTCTCCTTCATCGCCGACTGTTCCTCTCCCGCGTTACTTCCTGAGAGGTGTCGACTCGTGTAACTGCACATTAGCAGCCGCTGAAACCCGCCGCTACGTAGCAAAAAAAAGTATTCATATGCAGGCATGTATTCGGTGTgtgtgcgcatgcattttTTCTCGAATGCATCGCTGTATCGCGGTTTCTTTGCGAAGTTCAAGAGTCCTTCCTGGCTCCGATGGAAAGGCTCGAGTGTCAAGCTCGAGGTTTGACATTCAAGATTCGTCAGATCGCCGCAGgtcgcgtctgcgtcgttcAGCGTTCCTGCTGGTCGCAGCTGCACAGTTTGTCGGAGGTTGTGGCACAGTAGATGCGAGGGGAGTCTGGTGTCGGCCGAATCGTCTGTGACCTGAATGTTTCATTCTAGTCTTTTGCGCGTGATCATAGACCTAAATACCTCGTGTGAGTCGTGCAATCTGTGCCGAATACAGAAAAACGTCCTTTCGAGAAGGAATGCCGCGCGCCTGTCTCAGTGTGCCAGGGGCGTCTTTCGCCGCGACAGCTCCTCTGTCCGCTGCGAGAGCGGCAGACACGGTCGCAGCGAgttcttccgtctctgcgcccgaagaggagaaacatgAGCATTCGTCTCTTCCCGGGGAAAGCCGGGGAGAAAACGATGCCCCGTTGGCTCCCCTCACGCCACAGGGAAGCACTGTGCCTGTTCAGACGGTCGACTCCTGGCCCGAAGCGTCGGCTCCAGCGGAGTCAAATGCTCCCCCGAATCCAGACGACGCACAAAAATCTGAGAAAGAGAGTGCGAAAACAGATTCTTCGTCCAAAGAAGCGTTAGATGGGAGTCGGCTCAATACGCAGCTCTGCCCAAAGACCCATCCCTCCTCCCCatcagaagaaaagacttTGGAACTCGCGCCGTCCAAGACGCTTCCGCAACCGTCACGAGACGCGCCTGCGGAGACCGGAACGCATGAAGATGCTCAAGTTCTCTCTAATCCGAGGACTCATGTGAAGGAGACATCTTCCCTCTGTCGACCTGCACCTGACGACCAGCAGACATCGTCTGCCGGGGCAGGAACAAACGAATGCGCCGCATGGAGGACGACGCATGACCGTCCCTGTGGCTGGgccgcttcttccctgcCCTGTGGGGTGTACAGACTCCCGAGGCCGCCTTCAGCGAGTACTTTTTCCGATGCGTTTTCTGGCGCCTTGAACACTCTCCCGCCaaccctcgccttctccgggCCGTGCAATCCGCACTCTCACatgagcgcatgcagttcgtcTCTCGGACTCCACGAGTCCCCGGTACATCCCTGTGTCCACAGCAGCTGGCTCTTCGCGTCCGACTGTCCAAACCGGCTTTGTCGCTGCCAGACGCGCGACGCGAGAAAGCACCATTCACTGTTGCCTTGGCGCTGTCGCCGAGTTTTTCGTGAGAGACCTGCGGGACTCGGTAGGGACAGACGGGGGCCTTCGAGTGTCGCCAGCGAGAGCAGCCGCAGCGAAGACGACCCCAGCAGCTGCAGTGACGCCTCCTGTGCTGCTGagcttgtcttctctccaaaGCATGCCTACCGTATCGCCAGTGGGGACGCCGGAGCCGCCTGTGGGTGCTTTCGAGGCCGCACAAAGCTTCTGAAGCGAGGCATCGCATgtgaagagcgaagaaaacattGTGAGACAGGCTACAGTCGCAGGCGCATTCGACGCCGTAGAAGCAACAGTGCAAGCAGCTTCTCCAGTTTCCCTCACTCTCTGCGAAACGCCTCCGGTCTCCATCTCCACCACCGTTCTCTGTGCCCCCATGGATGTCTCGACCCGGTTCAGACTGTGACGGATTTCGCGCCTCCGTGGGTCGGACGGGGGATCGTCGCATGTccgagaaagggagactcTGCGCCTCTCAACACCCGCCAGTTCGTCAGGCTTCGCCAGAGACGCGGGCGCGAGGCGTTGAATCCagtggaagagacagagagagacatcaGGGGGCTGTCCCAGTCCTTTCCGCGCAGGCTTCCGCGCCGGCGGCTCCTGTCTGGTGGGAGGGCCTCCCCGGCGATCACTCGAAGGCTtagcgacgcatgcagcgagagcAGCACCGGCACCAAACACATTCCCTGGGCTGGCGTCGTCACGaaggatgcatgcaaagctGCGGCTTCAGCGCGCCGCGCCGCTCGCCAGTCGGTGGCTGACGCGAAGCAGCCCTCGCAGGTGAAGGCTGAGGGGTCCGTAGACACCCACGATACTCCAAACTGCGGAGGCTCCGTAGACGGAAACCGCTGGGATGGTGTCGCGAGGCGGGGGGAAGCTGACGACGACCCAGGTCGCAGTCTGAGTCTTGTTCAGGCTTCGTCTGAAGCGGATAGAACTGCAGTTGATTTGTGTAGCTTGGAGGTCAGAGGTGAGAAAGACGGCGCCTGTGAGGCGGGTCAAACGGAGTCTCAGCGCCACACGGGCCTCGCGCCTGGAGACAGGCTGCGAGCTGGTGATCCCAGCCTCTCGAACTCGGCACATGCATTCCAAGAACAGCGACCAGAGGCGAAGTTCTCTCGGCCTCGCGCTTTACACACAGTGCCCCGGACGATCGATTGCTCCTTGAGCTTCCTCGACGAACAGTCCAAGTGCAGCAGCGGCTTCAGTCCGTGGAACGGGACCCTGTCGGGAAcgccttcgctcttttcaGACGACCTCACCTGTGAGTCGTCCACCACGCTCTTCACGGTAGACGGGATCGGCCTCGCCGGTCCTCTGAGACTTCCTTCTATCCCCCCTCCGCTTGCGGggccttctgcctctgcgttAAACAgaggcgctgtctcctccgtctcctcggcTCCTGCGCCGCTTGCACCGCATGGGTTGCCTGCAGGTGGCGAGGGGCGCCTCTGGACGGCGGAGAGCGGCCGCTCTTCCGGCATCGCGGCAGGCGAGGAGCAAGGTGCAGAGGTCGGCCAGGTGGATAAAGGCCTTGCTTCTGTACCTCGACCGGCGCAGTCGGTTTCAACtgagagaagggaggggGAGACGATGAACCATGAGCCTCGGCTTGTCTCGGACTTGATTCAAAAcgcaggagaaacagaagaagtcTGCTTTGGTGTCGGGATGTCGTCGCTGGGCGGCGATGCACCCACGTCAGGGTCACGGAGATTCTCCCGCAGTTCCACGCCTCGCTTGGGGTCTGCTGGAACATCTCTTGGCATTTCAAACACTCGACAGgatgtttcttctcctccagaCACGGCGTTTGAGAAACCGAGGGACGCTCGTTGGACGTCGCTTGCGTCTCCGAGGGAGTTTGTGAAGAGCCAGCTCGTGGAAGAGCGACCAGCAGAGACCCGAGGTGGACTTCCTCGGCTGCTGCCCCGAATCATCTACGACCCTTCAAACGAAGAAATAGGGATGACCTGCAGCAGCCACAGAAGCAGCAGTGTGCAAGACACCCCCACAGCTAGCGCCGGTGCGAACGAGACGCCTTCAGTCTCTGCCTTCGAGCTGGAAAGAAATCTtgaaaaagcagacagaTCGGCCTCTGCAACGGAGCAGCTAAAAGGCCCCACCCCCTCGAGTCtttcgaaggagacagcaacgCTAGCTGGGGCACCTCAGGAGGCGCGATTGCCAAGGtccggagaagcagaaacgcgagagccaagaagaaagcgagaggagacgcaggagacaagaggcaagcgcgagagacagaaaggaggggaagaaggaaaacaaatgCTCGGTgaggcaggagacgcgaTTGTCGTCGTCGGAAGGTCGACAGAccgaaaagaaacagaaatgcTTCGCCAGGCAGAGGCAACACTCCCactctttgctttttctctctcctctcttgctctgGACAGAGACGGCGCCTCAGAGTCGGAGGTGGACGGAGGAGCAGATCAGCGGGCCTTTTTATCTCTGGATGCAGAGCCGGGGAACGGCGAGACTGCGAGGCCTCTCTGTGGAAGAGATCTCCCGCCCTCCGCGCCGAGCTTCGCTGATACATTGCCGAGTCCGGACCGAAGGGTGTTGAAAGAGTTTGCGCGTTTTCCAGGGGACACTGGATGCACAGAAGGactgccttcgcttctcagTGGTCAGGGATTCAAAAACAGGGAAGGAAACCGGAAAGACGAGGGAGCTgcggagcagaaggaagcgaggaaatcTGCAACTGAGGAGACCGTGGGGAGTGCAGGCTCCGGACCTCAAAGGACAAGGCCGTCGCGCCGCGGCGCCGACAGCGACGCGACGACGGTTGTGCCTCCAACCGGTGGGGCTCCAGAGGAGCGCGGGACTGACAGCAGCCGCGTCGACACAGAAGGCTCTCCAAGCAGCTGTGAAGACTGGACGAAGGCGGAGCAAAGCGTCGAGGATttccaggagacagcggccgAGGCGCGTGTACACCGGGCCGCGAGTCAGGAGCCAGAAAACGCGACAGGCGTCGAATCACAGGACTTGCGCTACGCGGCAGACAAGTATTGCCCCgcgggtgcatgcatgagCTTCGTGCTCCACTCTgagcttctctcttcggacgcagagagcgacgcgtcTCGCCGCGCGGCCGGAGGAAGGTGGCTAGGAGAATGCGCAGCTTCTCTCATGGCGAGGAACCGAGACCTTGGGGTCTCCTTGGAGGGAgagggaaagcgagaagtGAGAGACGATCTGCCTTTGGCTCTCCCTCGTGAGGGCGATGATTTGGTTGGCCGTTTTTGCACGAACTTAGTCGACCGGaacacgaggagagacagactcGCTGCGCGCCGAAGTTGCTCAGTCGATTCCGCCTTCACCGAGCAGCCTCTGGAGCCTCCCCGAAAGAGTTCCCTGGCTTTTGAAGCAGCTCACGATATCCATGCACCTTCTCGTCCAAACCCAGCGCCCGCAGATGCATCTTTTCCTCCCACAGCGCCTCGAGCAACGGCGCCACCTACGCCTGCTGTTCCAGCTTCAGAGGTCTCTTCCACACTCGTTTTCAGCTTCTCCGGGTCCGAAGGCGTCACGGTCCTCGAGCAATGGGGAGGAAGTGCAGCTCAGCTAGCCACAGAGAAagttgctgcatgcgccgatgCTGGAGAGCCTGGCGCTCCGAGCTTCTCGCTGCAGGCCTCCGGGGGGCCGCCACACCCTGGAGGGCAGAAGCCGCCGCAGCCAGGAGCTGGAGGGGaggggagggagggagagattttggagaagaagagaaactcaaGTGAGTCCGAGGAAGGCCGCGAGGACGAGCAATTCGAGAAGGCGGAGTCGAACGAGTGTGGAGGAAGcgctccttttttctctccgttcgaGGAGACCCTTGGTCCCCCCGATCCTCCTCTACCAGCAGCTGCACCGGAACGAATTCCGCCGAGCACTTGGGACGCCTCGGTCGATTTCAATATGGTTGGGGGCGAGGTTTGTGTGTACGCGGAGGACTGCCCTCAGCGCTCAGAatcgtttgcatgcagggtGAAGGACTCGAATGAAGTGAGTGGAAAGGCGTCTTTCTTGACCTCTGTGTCggaggggagaaaggcgccgtcagcagaagaaaagagcgtcgccttcgcaggTCTTTCTCGTGCTCCACCTCCAGGTT
Proteins encoded in this window:
- a CDS encoding hypothetical protein (encoded by transcript TGME49_277560), which produces MPRACLSVPGASFAATAPLSAARAADTVAASSSVSAPEEEKHEHSSLPGESRGENDAPLAPLTPQGSTVPVQTVDSWPEASAPAESNAPPNPDDAQKSEKESAKTDSSSKEALDGSRLNTQLCPKTHPSSPSEEKTLELAPSKTLPQPSRDAPAETGTHEDAQVLSNPRTHVKETSSLCRPAPDDQQTSSAGAGTNECAAWRTTHDRPCGWAASSLPCGVYRLPRPPSASTFSDAFSGALNTLPPTLAFSGPCNPHSHMSACSSSLGLHESPVHPCVHSSWLFASDCPNRLCRCQTRDARKHHSLLPWRCRRVFRERPAGLGRDRRGPSSVASESSRSEDDPSSCSDASCAAELVFSPKHAYRIASGDAGAACGCFRGRTKLLKRGIACEERRKHCETGYSRRRIRRRRSNSASSFSSFPHSLRNASGLHLHHRSLCPHGCLDPVQTVTDFAPPWVGRGIVACPRKGDSAPLNTRQFVRLRQRRGREALNPVEETERDIRGLSQSFPRRLPRRRLLSGGRASPAITRRLSDACSESSTGTKHIPWAGVVTKDACKAAASARRAARQSVADAKQPSQVKAEGSVDTHDTPNCGGSVDGNRWDGVARRGEADDDPGRSLSLVQASSEADRTAVDLCSLEVRGEKDGACEAGQTESQRHTGLAPGDRLRAGDPSLSNSAHAFQEQRPEAKFSRPRALHTVPRTIDCSLSFLDEQSKCSSGFSPWNGTLSGTPSLFSDDLTCESSTTLFTVDGIGLAGPLRLPSIPPPLAGPSASALNRGAVSSVSSAPAPLAPHGLPAGGEGRLWTAESGRSSGIAAGEEQGAEVGQVDKGLASVPRPAQSVSTERREGETMNHEPRLVSDLIQNAGETEEVCFGVGMSSLGGDAPTSGSRRFSRSSTPRLGSAGTSLGISNTRQDVSSPPDTAFEKPRDARWTSLASPREFVKSQLVEERPAETRGGLPRLLPRIIYDPSNEEIGMTCSSHRSSSVQDTPTASAGANETPSVSAFELERNLEKADRSASATEQLKGPTPSSLSKETATLAGAPQEARLPRSGEAETREPRRKREETQETRGKRERQKGGEEGKQMLGEAGDAIVVVGRSTDRKETEMLRQAEATLPLFAFSLSSLALDRDGASESEVDGGADQRAFLSLDAEPGNGETARPLCGRDLPPSAPSFADTLPSPDRRVLKEFARFPGDTGCTEGLPSLLSGQGFKNREGNRKDEGAAEQKEARKSATEETVGSAGSGPQRTRPSRRGADSDATTVVPPTGGAPEERGTDSSRVDTEGSPSSCEDWTKAEQSVEDFQETAAEARVHRAASQEPENATGVESQDLRYAADKYCPAGACMSFVLHSELLSSDAESDASRRAAGGRWLGECAASLMARNRDLGVSLEGEGKREVRDDLPLALPREGDDLVGRFCTNLVDRNTRRDRLAARRSCSVDSAFTEQPLEPPRKSSLAFEAAHDIHAPSRPNPAPADASFPPTAPRATAPPTPAVPASEVSSTLVFSFSGSEGVTVLEQWGGSAAQLATEKVAACADAGEPGAPSFSLQASGGPPHPGGQKPPQPGAGGEGREGEILEKKRNSSESEEGREDEQFEKAESNECGGSAPFFSPFEETLGPPDPPLPAAAPERIPPSTWDASVDFNMVGGEVCVYAEDCPQRSESFACRVKDSNEVSGKASFLTSVSEGRKAPSAEEKSVAFAGLSRAPPPGSTAKRGGAVPSHIPLPALFSSFSGSPETRGLAPLLSSSASLDTASPFVDSSLLSFAREDPSATRVNSKSTAKANGRENETVASSVISRFAAPFSPSPDASATACVSPAVRSQETLPGLRQDLSLSPLRASSLAFLSPSPLKEEEAWGANGESTVKGARMGCAVCGACGSSTARQPRRSAVSSRLQSVEQRAVEESECVCPLDTQALRALKLRTCWGLVEVTREGEFCFAFKARSELRDLYTPAERQPSSALLSPSLSGGCLRGEDEFDVCPVSVWPSASPCRGARQLAGALGAPHACSSGGERETDRDAASTETEKKPVRKAAVELLFVVEPGGWSVRVQEFGQSSPGRVLKRFHVECLSGRQALRYQYACEIVECLKQNSPKVILKKSGVGLFQLMSNAPADFTATFTSTFSLFISSIHLRRGVVCIQSRLGDALHLPADDVALLTQSPELEPLDREALLPENSSCSAGQEKFFSHNPCTLRRDTQSWASSSFADSEEALSSRWGRSTATRSTACSWTSTRFESRAEALGEGKTLKGREGGESDRRRETAEETVVFSGTNAGEFSFGPCASSAGHLSSALRGPGETKKRASESGKEKKRRQWEEVRGALAAAQLPVASVVQAWQVVLRAFAVCCEEEQRGWCTYTAALQQKLREIQRDDGERPSDAADLWGGRHSDKEEGKDRENLDVAQMRRQIYQSIFPISVKRRSQWWT